From the Nodularia sp. NIES-3585 genome, one window contains:
- a CDS encoding peroxiredoxin, giving the protein MSLTYATEGCLRVGQQAPEFTATAVVDQEFKTIKLSDYRGKYVVLFFYPLDFTFVCPTEITAFSDRYEEFKKVNTEVLGVSVDSEFSHLAWIQTDRKSGGVGDLNYPLVSDIKKEISATYNVLDPAAGIALRGLFIIDKDGVIQHCTVNNLAFGRSVDETLRTLQALQYVQSHPDEVCPAGWQPGDKTMNPDPVKSKVYFSAV; this is encoded by the coding sequence TGTTGGTCAACAGGCTCCTGAATTTACAGCAACGGCTGTGGTGGATCAAGAATTTAAGACAATAAAACTTTCCGACTATCGCGGTAAGTATGTTGTTCTGTTTTTCTACCCTCTAGACTTTACCTTTGTTTGCCCTACTGAGATTACAGCATTTAGCGATCGCTACGAAGAATTTAAGAAAGTTAACACAGAAGTTCTCGGTGTTTCCGTGGATAGCGAGTTCTCTCACCTAGCGTGGATTCAAACTGACCGCAAGTCTGGTGGTGTCGGCGACCTGAATTATCCCTTAGTGTCCGACATCAAAAAAGAGATTAGCGCTACCTACAACGTGCTTGACCCAGCCGCCGGCATTGCTTTACGCGGTTTGTTCATTATTGATAAAGATGGCGTAATTCAGCACTGTACAGTTAACAACCTCGCCTTTGGTCGCAGCGTGGATGAAACCCTGCGGACATTGCAAGCACTTCAGTATGTTCAGTCCCACCCTGATGAAGTTTGCCCAGCTGGTTGGCAACCTGGGGACAAAACCATGAATCCTGACCCTGTGAAGTCGAAAGTCTACTTCTCTGCTGTCTAG
- a CDS encoding peroxiredoxin — protein sequence MLTSTDFSGLLNERFFRNFFPIPAKNQLRLGVGTPDFQLPDITNGTVVKLSNYKSKQPVLLAFTRIFTEKQYCPFCFPHIKALNENYAQFKNRGIEVLMITSTDEKQSQIVVKDLGLQMPLLSDPSCRVFRTYNVGQALGAPLPAQFVLDKDGKLLYRHLFSFLDHNAGVETLLQQYSS from the coding sequence ATGCTTACTTCTACAGATTTTAGTGGCTTATTGAATGAACGCTTTTTTCGGAATTTTTTCCCAATTCCGGCTAAAAATCAGCTAAGATTAGGAGTAGGGACACCAGATTTTCAACTGCCAGATATCACTAATGGCACTGTGGTGAAGTTATCAAATTACAAAAGCAAGCAACCAGTATTACTGGCTTTTACACGCATATTTACAGAAAAACAATATTGTCCCTTTTGTTTTCCTCATATTAAAGCTTTGAATGAGAACTACGCACAATTTAAAAATCGTGGCATCGAAGTTTTAATGATTACGAGTACAGATGAAAAGCAAAGTCAAATCGTGGTCAAAGATTTGGGTTTACAAATGCCATTGCTGAGTGACCCTAGTTGTCGGGTATTTCGGACATACAACGTAGGACAAGCTTTAGGTGCGCCTTTACCAGCCCAGTTTGTGCTAGACAAAGATGGTAAATTGCTTTACAGACATTTATTTTCCTTTTTAGATCACAATGCTGGTGTGGAGACATTATTGCAACAATACAGTTCGTAG